The following proteins are encoded in a genomic region of Candidatus Eisenbacteria bacterium:
- a CDS encoding argininosuccinate lyase: MAVNLWDKGVAMDPRVRAFTVGEDVAMDRVLLPWDLAGSAAHAKMLASIGALAGSEAASLVRELRAMRDAHAAGQFTVADSDEDCHTAIENRLTEKLGPLGGKIHLGRSRNDQVVLALRLWMRDAALELCGSLGEYARAQLEFAERHAGLPLPGHTHLQAAMPSSWALWAQAWVEAALESMRALRHLYSELNRCPLGAAAGFGSPVATDRAFVSHALGFDAPQRSVVDVIHSRARLEGRLLHEIAVVGASVEKFACDASLYLTREFGYLRLDPAFQTGSSIMPQKQNPDVVELLRARAARLRARQEEHAWVAAKLPSNYHRDYQLLKEPLLRGLGEALEVLEMAALLPAHVEPVEERLRAALTPDLDAAREASERALAGTPFREAYRETAAHGVIGAAGAASAGPGTSRGLPEHVRTAAAAELRVAAVECAALEAWIRGTRGHFREALERVFE, encoded by the coding sequence GTGGCAGTGAACCTGTGGGACAAGGGCGTGGCGATGGACCCGCGGGTCCGCGCGTTCACCGTGGGTGAGGACGTGGCCATGGACCGCGTGCTCCTGCCGTGGGACCTGGCCGGCAGCGCCGCGCACGCGAAGATGCTGGCCTCGATCGGCGCGCTTGCCGGGTCCGAAGCGGCCTCGCTGGTGCGCGAGCTTCGCGCGATGCGCGACGCGCACGCGGCGGGGCAGTTCACCGTGGCCGACTCCGACGAGGACTGCCACACCGCCATCGAGAACCGGCTGACGGAGAAGCTGGGCCCGCTGGGCGGCAAGATTCACCTGGGGCGTTCGCGCAACGACCAGGTGGTGCTGGCGCTGCGGTTGTGGATGCGGGATGCGGCGCTGGAGCTCTGCGGGAGCCTGGGGGAGTACGCGCGCGCGCAGCTGGAGTTCGCGGAGCGGCACGCGGGCCTGCCGCTGCCCGGTCACACGCACCTGCAGGCGGCCATGCCCAGCTCCTGGGCGCTGTGGGCGCAGGCGTGGGTCGAAGCGGCGCTGGAGTCCATGCGCGCGCTGCGGCACCTGTACTCGGAACTCAACCGCTGCCCGCTGGGGGCGGCCGCCGGGTTCGGTTCGCCGGTCGCCACCGACCGGGCCTTTGTGTCCCATGCCCTGGGCTTCGATGCACCGCAGCGGTCCGTGGTGGACGTGATCCACTCGCGGGCAAGGCTGGAGGGGCGCCTGCTGCACGAGATCGCGGTCGTGGGGGCGTCGGTGGAGAAGTTCGCCTGTGACGCCTCGCTCTACCTCACGCGCGAGTTCGGCTACCTGCGGCTGGACCCCGCGTTCCAGACCGGCTCCTCGATCATGCCGCAGAAACAGAATCCCGACGTGGTGGAGTTGCTGAGGGCCCGCGCCGCGCGCCTGCGTGCCCGGCAGGAGGAGCACGCGTGGGTGGCGGCCAAGCTGCCGTCGAACTATCACCGGGACTACCAGCTGCTCAAGGAGCCACTGTTGCGCGGGCTGGGCGAGGCACTTGAAGTTCTTGAGATGGCCGCGCTGCTGCCGGCACATGTTGAGCCGGTGGAGGAGCGTCTGCGCGCAGCGCTGACGCCGGACCTGGACGCGGCGCGCGAAGCGTCAGAGCGGGCGCTGGCGGGGACGCCGTTCCGGGAGGCGTATCGGGAGACGGCGGCGCACGGCGTTATCGGCGCGGCGGGGGCTGCTTCCGCGGGGCCCGGCACGTCCCGTGGGTTGCCCGAACACGTGCGCACGGCTGCTGCTGCGGAGTTGCGGGTCGCGGCGGTGGAGTGTGCGGCGCTGGAAGCGTGGATTCGGGGGACGCGGGGGCACTTCCGGGAGGCGCTGGAGAGAGTGTTCGAGTAG
- a CDS encoding M20/M25/M40 family metallo-hydrolase: MGFEVQRAGDNLFFRAFEAPGPTLLFNSHLDTVPACGGWTREPNRMTRVGDRLYGLGANDAKGCVTALLEAALILRTRYADEGAPGTLWVAFTAQEETGGQGIENVMARLPRPDAAVVGEPTGCRPVLAQKGLLVLKGSARGVAGHAAHAARDGARNAVHMAAADVARLAGFEESGAEVLGTPHPMLGPVTVQVTMISGGHARNAVPDSCDFWVDVRTNPGTDPRALAARIGEGLQSEITVHSARLRAMETPPASAVARAAVEATGCPAEGSRTTSDWVHLGDVPTVKIGPGETSRSHRADEFVTGAELQRGAQVYAGLARRYFAAARKEHPSWQ, translated from the coding sequence ATGGGCTTCGAGGTGCAGCGCGCCGGCGACAACCTGTTCTTCCGCGCGTTCGAGGCCCCCGGCCCCACGCTGCTGTTCAACTCGCACCTGGACACCGTGCCCGCCTGCGGGGGCTGGACGCGGGAGCCCAACCGCATGACCCGCGTCGGCGACCGCCTGTACGGGCTGGGCGCCAACGACGCCAAGGGCTGTGTCACCGCGCTGCTGGAGGCCGCGCTGATCCTGCGCACCAGGTACGCCGACGAAGGCGCGCCGGGCACGCTGTGGGTGGCGTTCACCGCGCAGGAGGAGACCGGCGGCCAGGGCATCGAGAACGTGATGGCGCGCCTGCCGCGGCCGGATGCGGCGGTGGTGGGCGAGCCCACCGGTTGCCGCCCGGTGCTGGCGCAGAAGGGCCTGCTGGTGCTGAAGGGCTCGGCGCGCGGGGTGGCGGGACATGCCGCGCACGCGGCGCGCGACGGCGCGCGCAACGCCGTGCACATGGCAGCCGCGGACGTGGCGCGCCTGGCGGGGTTCGAAGAGTCCGGCGCCGAAGTGCTGGGCACGCCGCACCCGATGCTGGGCCCGGTCACGGTGCAGGTGACCATGATCTCGGGCGGCCATGCCCGCAACGCGGTGCCGGACAGCTGCGACTTCTGGGTGGACGTGCGCACCAACCCCGGCACCGACCCGCGCGCCCTGGCGGCGCGCATCGGCGAGGGACTTCAGAGCGAGATCACCGTGCACAGCGCGCGGCTGCGCGCCATGGAGACCCCGCCCGCGTCGGCCGTGGCTCGCGCGGCGGTCGAGGCCACCGGCTGCCCCGCGGAGGGCTCGCGCACCACCAGCGACTGGGTGCACCTCGGGGATGTGCCCACGGTGAAGATCGGCCCCGGCGAGACGTCGCGCTCGCACCGGGCCGATGAGTTCGTGACCGGAGCCGAGCTGCAGCGCGGCGCGCAGGTCTACGCGGGACTGGCGCGCCGCTACTTCGCGGCCGCGCGGAAGGAGCACCCGTCGTGGCAGTGA
- the argB gene encoding acetylglutamate kinase: MTLESGISLEAAAPFVKHFRGSTFVVKLSGAVLDDAGATDAVAAQLALLDALGIRLVLVHGGGAQADRLGERLGVPQKRVAGRRVTDDATLEVVSMAFSGPVRNALLGALRRHGLSAVGLSGLDARLTSAVKRPPLAVREAGGPPVTTDFGHVGDIAEVHPGVLRDLMEAGHVPVVTSLAGDDEGHLYNVNADTLAAALAAALGAAKLVLLTTVPGLLRDVAQPSSVISCLDLEACREMADSGAVGGGMLPKLEACRNALLKGVDRVHLVDGLKPNALLREIFTNEGCGTLIVRRREDADGSGEAWIGADVPVGAK, encoded by the coding sequence ATGACTCTGGAAAGCGGAATTAGCCTGGAGGCGGCGGCTCCGTTCGTGAAGCACTTCCGGGGCTCGACCTTCGTGGTGAAACTGTCCGGCGCGGTGCTGGACGACGCCGGCGCCACGGACGCGGTGGCCGCGCAGCTCGCCCTGCTCGACGCGCTGGGCATCCGCCTGGTGCTGGTGCACGGCGGCGGCGCGCAGGCCGACCGGCTGGGCGAGCGGTTGGGCGTGCCGCAGAAGCGCGTGGCGGGCCGGCGCGTCACCGACGACGCCACGCTGGAAGTGGTGAGCATGGCCTTCTCCGGCCCGGTGCGCAACGCGCTGCTGGGCGCGCTGCGCCGGCACGGGCTGTCCGCGGTGGGCCTCTCGGGGCTGGACGCGCGGCTGACCTCGGCGGTGAAGCGGCCGCCGCTGGCGGTGCGCGAGGCCGGCGGGCCGCCGGTCACCACCGACTTCGGGCACGTGGGCGATATCGCCGAGGTGCACCCCGGGGTGCTGCGCGACCTCATGGAGGCCGGGCACGTGCCGGTGGTGACCTCGCTCGCGGGCGATGACGAGGGCCACCTGTACAACGTGAACGCCGACACGCTGGCCGCGGCGCTGGCCGCGGCGCTGGGTGCCGCCAAGCTGGTGCTGCTGACCACCGTGCCGGGGCTGTTGCGCGACGTGGCGCAGCCCTCGAGCGTGATCAGTTGCCTGGACCTCGAGGCCTGCCGCGAGATGGCGGACTCGGGCGCCGTCGGCGGCGGCATGCTGCCCAAGCTGGAGGCGTGCCGTAACGCGCTGCTCAAGGGCGTGGATCGGGTGCACCTGGTGGACGGGCTCAAGCCCAACGCGCTGCTGCGAGAGATCTTCACCAACGAAGGCTGCGGCACGCTGATCGTGCGCCGGCGCGAGGACGCCGACGGATCCGGCGAAGCGTGGATCGGCGCGGACGTGCCGGTGGGGGCGAAGTGA
- a CDS encoding N-acetylornithine carbamoyltransferase has translation MSAPVLAAAEGATRVRHFVSHLDWSPAEIDAMIDLAQELKAEGLDVAAHRGVPGGEAARPSYSRALQDRVLGLVFFNPSLRTLFSSQAAMQRLGGSAIPLHVGQGTWDLEWRDGVRMDGKASEHVREGVPVLSRYAEALGVRCFAGMRDADEDAQDSMIRAFAAHATVPVINLESAAEHPCQALAGIMTARELLGATAGRTLTVTWAPQAKPTPMAVPHSALLGAAWAGMNVRLLHPEGYELGAKYVEAARTECARRGSRFEISHDPAALGGTDILYVKSWGRRDMYGRAEEQAADFARLAGWRVSEARLAASQAPVLHCLPVRRDVVIDAAVLDGPRSRVVDEAENRMWVFMAVLLTLLKGEPVNDSGKRN, from the coding sequence GTGAGCGCCCCGGTGCTGGCCGCCGCCGAGGGAGCCACGCGCGTGCGCCACTTCGTGAGCCACCTGGACTGGTCGCCCGCGGAGATTGACGCGATGATTGACCTGGCGCAGGAGCTCAAGGCCGAGGGCCTGGATGTGGCGGCGCACCGCGGCGTTCCCGGCGGTGAGGCGGCGCGCCCGTCCTACTCCCGGGCACTTCAAGATCGCGTGCTGGGCCTGGTGTTCTTCAATCCCTCGCTGCGCACGCTGTTCTCCTCGCAGGCGGCCATGCAGCGCCTGGGGGGCAGCGCCATCCCGCTGCACGTGGGGCAGGGCACCTGGGACCTGGAGTGGCGCGACGGGGTGCGCATGGACGGCAAGGCCTCGGAGCACGTGCGCGAAGGCGTGCCGGTGCTCTCGCGCTACGCGGAAGCTCTGGGGGTGCGCTGCTTCGCGGGCATGCGCGACGCCGACGAAGACGCGCAGGACTCCATGATCCGCGCCTTCGCCGCGCACGCGACGGTGCCGGTGATCAACCTGGAATCGGCTGCGGAACATCCCTGCCAGGCGCTGGCGGGCATCATGACCGCGCGCGAGCTGCTGGGCGCCACCGCCGGGCGCACCCTGACCGTGACCTGGGCGCCGCAGGCGAAACCCACGCCCATGGCTGTGCCGCACTCGGCGCTGCTGGGGGCGGCGTGGGCGGGGATGAACGTGCGACTGCTGCACCCGGAAGGCTACGAGCTGGGCGCGAAGTACGTGGAGGCGGCCCGGACCGAGTGCGCCCGCCGCGGGTCGCGCTTCGAGATCTCGCACGACCCCGCAGCGCTGGGGGGCACCGACATCCTGTACGTGAAGAGCTGGGGCCGGCGCGACATGTACGGCCGGGCCGAGGAACAGGCCGCCGATTTCGCGCGGCTGGCGGGATGGCGCGTGAGCGAGGCCCGGCTGGCCGCGTCGCAGGCGCCGGTGCTGCACTGCCTGCCGGTGCGCCGGGATGTGGTGATTGACGCCGCGGTTCTCGATGGACCGCGCTCCCGGGTGGTGGACGAGGCCGAGAACCGCATGTGGGTGTTCATGGCCGTGCTTCTGACATTGCTCAAGGGGGAGCCCGTAAATGACTCTGGAAAGCGGAATTAG
- a CDS encoding aspartate aminotransferase family protein: MKTTSAGVMPETTNTPGGPASAGAAASSAAGGAAPTGAAANSAAGAAAPPASALLPTYKTYPFELAQGEGMWVWDTSGRRYLDFYGGHAVASLGHSPKALADALAGQAREFLFYSNVARIPVRETAARALAEYAGPPFTQVFFCNSGAEANEAALKVAIQSTGRTRVAALTGAFHGRTLLALSATDGAGYRAGLEPLLAPCMRLRPNRFEDLDRLDDTVAAVIVEPVQSMAGVVVLEPAWLGALRERTRRLGIVLIYDEVQTGMGRLGAAFAAGQSGVTPDLVTTAKGLGGGVPVGALLLSTEMGAGVKEGDLGSTFGGGPLACVAVTTVLSEIANQDLHSRVRRVSAYARERLIVGPVSGVHGVGWLTGLATRGPAREVVAFLLQRGVLTGTSADPHVVRLLPPLIAGEEHVDLLREALLEWGNA, from the coding sequence ATGAAGACGACGAGCGCCGGCGTGATGCCGGAGACGACAAACACGCCGGGCGGCCCGGCTTCCGCAGGCGCGGCCGCAAGCTCCGCGGCGGGCGGCGCGGCTCCCACTGGCGCGGCAGCGAACTCCGCAGCCGGCGCTGCCGCACCCCCGGCGTCGGCGCTGCTGCCGACGTACAAGACCTACCCCTTCGAACTCGCGCAGGGCGAGGGCATGTGGGTGTGGGACACCTCGGGGCGGCGCTACCTGGACTTCTACGGCGGCCACGCGGTGGCCTCGCTGGGGCATTCGCCGAAGGCGCTGGCGGACGCCCTGGCCGGGCAGGCGCGGGAGTTCCTGTTCTACTCCAACGTGGCGCGCATCCCGGTCCGCGAAACCGCGGCGCGCGCGCTGGCGGAGTACGCCGGCCCGCCCTTCACGCAAGTGTTCTTCTGCAACTCCGGCGCGGAGGCCAACGAGGCCGCGCTGAAGGTGGCGATCCAGTCCACCGGGCGCACGCGCGTCGCGGCGCTCACCGGGGCCTTCCACGGTCGCACGCTGCTGGCGCTGTCGGCCACCGACGGTGCCGGCTACCGCGCCGGCCTGGAGCCGCTGCTGGCGCCGTGCATGCGGCTGCGCCCGAACCGGTTCGAGGACCTGGACCGGCTGGACGACACGGTGGCCGCGGTGATCGTGGAGCCGGTGCAGAGTATGGCCGGCGTGGTGGTGCTGGAGCCGGCGTGGCTGGGGGCGCTGCGCGAGCGCACCCGGCGGCTGGGGATCGTGCTCATCTACGACGAAGTGCAGACCGGCATGGGCCGGCTGGGCGCGGCCTTCGCGGCGGGGCAGTCCGGCGTGACGCCCGACCTGGTGACCACGGCCAAGGGCCTCGGCGGGGGCGTGCCGGTGGGAGCGCTGCTGCTGTCCACGGAAATGGGCGCGGGGGTGAAGGAGGGCGACCTGGGCTCCACGTTCGGGGGCGGGCCGCTGGCGTGCGTCGCGGTCACGACCGTGTTGAGCGAGATCGCCAACCAGGACCTGCACTCGCGCGTGCGGCGGGTCTCCGCCTACGCGCGGGAGCGCCTGATCGTGGGGCCGGTGAGCGGCGTGCACGGGGTGGGCTGGCTGACCGGCCTGGCCACGCGTGGTCCCGCCCGGGAAGTGGTGGCCTTCCTGCTGCAGCGGGGGGTGCTGACGGGGACCAGCGCCGACCCTCACGTGGTGCGGCTGCTGCCGCCGTTGATCGCCGGCGAGGAGCACGTGGACCTGTTGCGCGAGGCGCTGCTCGAGTGGGGGAACGCGTGA
- a CDS encoding N-acetyl-gamma-glutamyl-phosphate reductase — protein sequence MSGFDRRLAWSGAGGGGAVRVVRRVPVAILGGSGYGGGELLRLLGAHPGFEVTQIASRHHAGRAVHEVHRGLLGLTQLTFGAEPDLAGLLADGPAFLVSALPAGEGAKALGSVLGWAAARKAAQRAAAASGAAVVAAADPRVTTAPGGPAVADAVIDLAADWPDGLSVIDLGPDLRPGGPHASGAREALFPLARYGLVELNRAALEGARLVANPGCFATALQLAIAPLVATGLRGFVAADGATGSSGSGALPSETTHHPRRHSDYRAYRLEGHAHVAEVQAQFADAGLRLSFVAHSAPFVRGIFVTVHAPRESFASGLPAPDFLREFYRDEPLVRVRDDSPRVLDVAGTAFCDLSMTVRGDHVVVCAALDNLGKGMAAQAVQNMNLLAGYPETTGLLSPALGPV from the coding sequence GTGCGCCGCGTCCCGGTGGCCATCCTGGGCGGGTCCGGCTACGGCGGCGGCGAGCTGCTGCGCCTCCTGGGCGCGCACCCCGGCTTCGAGGTGACGCAGATCGCCTCGCGCCATCACGCCGGCCGGGCGGTGCACGAGGTGCACCGGGGCCTGCTGGGGCTCACCCAGCTCACATTCGGCGCGGAGCCGGACCTCGCGGGATTGCTGGCGGACGGGCCCGCGTTCCTGGTCTCGGCGCTGCCGGCGGGCGAGGGGGCAAAGGCCCTGGGCTCGGTCCTGGGTTGGGCGGCCGCGCGCAAGGCGGCGCAACGCGCGGCGGCGGCTTCCGGCGCGGCGGTGGTCGCGGCGGCGGATCCCCGCGTGACAACCGCCCCGGGTGGCCCGGCCGTTGCGGACGCCGTGATTGACCTCGCCGCTGATTGGCCGGACGGACTCAGCGTGATTGACCTGGGCCCGGACCTGCGTCCGGGTGGACCCCACGCCTCGGGGGCGAGGGAGGCGCTGTTTCCGCTGGCGCGCTACGGCCTGGTGGAGCTCAACCGTGCCGCGCTGGAAGGCGCGCGGCTGGTGGCCAACCCGGGCTGCTTCGCCACCGCGCTGCAGCTGGCCATCGCACCGTTGGTGGCCACGGGCCTGCGCGGTTTCGTCGCCGCCGACGGCGCCACGGGCTCCTCGGGCTCCGGGGCGCTGCCGTCCGAGACCACGCATCACCCCCGGCGCCACTCCGACTACCGCGCCTACCGGCTCGAGGGCCACGCGCACGTGGCGGAGGTCCAGGCGCAGTTCGCGGACGCGGGCCTGCGGCTCAGTTTCGTGGCGCACAGCGCGCCGTTCGTGCGGGGGATCTTCGTCACCGTGCACGCGCCGCGGGAGTCATTCGCGTCGGGGCTGCCGGCGCCGGACTTCCTGCGGGAGTTCTACCGCGACGAGCCGCTGGTGCGGGTGCGGGACGATTCGCCCCGCGTGCTCGACGTGGCCGGGACCGCCTTCTGCGATCTGTCCATGACGGTGCGCGGCGATCACGTGGTGGTGTGCGCGGCGCTGGATAACCTGGGCAAGGGGATGGCCGCGCAGGCCGTCCAGAACATGAACCTGCTGGCGGGCTACCCGGAGACCACCGGGCTGCTGTCCCCGGCGCTTGGGCCGGTTTGA